The Neoarius graeffei isolate fNeoGra1 chromosome 12, fNeoGra1.pri, whole genome shotgun sequence genome window below encodes:
- the zgc:122979 gene encoding dnaJ homolog subfamily B member 5 isoform X2, translating to MVLIWTQFGVKHKNVKCKVRVIHGEESWTSEEVHEDPEVPSPPPSPVCLDHYAVLGVSSDSNEEEIRRAYKRLALRYHPDKNSDADAEEKFKQIAQAYEVLTDPEKRSLYDQQGENFLSKGHIIPIFKHTDPTPSGPKTDAHAWRIFFNFEFDSDEDLFNPFLRNPQPHLGRHHSNKTGSHPGGVAEVHELHVSLEDILTGVTKRVKVTRLRPTDKNVLQPEERVIDVEVKKGWKEGTKITFPGEGHGASGHGPNDLTFVVKEKKHAHFRREGSNIIYTATIMLREALCGCTISVPTLDGQAKPVPCSDVIKPGSVRRLIGEGLPRAKNSAQRGDLLVEFQVVFPERIPPSSKEIIKHSLGQC from the exons GGACCTCAGAG GAGGTGCACGAGGACCCTGAGGTACCAAGTCCTCCTCCTTCACCAGTGTGTCTGGACCACTATGCTGTGTTAGGCGTGTCGAGCGACTCAAACGAGGAGGAGATCAGACGTGCATACAAGCGCCTGGCACTGCGCTACCATCCGGACAAAAACTCAGATGCAGATGCAGAAGAGAAATTCAAACAGATTGCACAAGCCTATGAGGTTCTCACAGACCCCGAGAAGCGCAGCCTCTATGACCAGCAAGGTGAGAACTTTCTTTCCAAAGGACACATTATCCCCATTTTCAAACACA CAGACCCCACCCCTAGTGGCCCCAAGACTGACGCCCACGCCTGGCGCATCTTCTTCAACTTTGAGTTTGACTCAGATGAGGACCTCTTCAATCCATTTCTGAGGAACCCTCAACCCCACCTAGGCCGTCACCATAGCAACAAGACAGGGTCCCACCCTGGGGGTGTAGCCGAAGTGCATGAACTCCACGTGTCCCTGGAAGACATTCTGACAGGTGTTACCAAGCGAGTGAAAGTCACTCGGCTCCGGCCCACAGACAAGAACGTGCTTCAGCCAGAGGAACGAGTGATCGATGTAGAGGTGAAGaaaggatggaaggaaggaacaaAGATCACCTTTCCAGGGGAGGGACATGGGGCATCTGGCCATGGCCCAAATGACCTCACGTTTGTGGTCAAAGAGAAGAAGCATGCTCATTTCAGACGGGAAGGGTCCAACATCATCTACACAGCCACCATAATGCTCAGAGAG GCATTATGTGGATGCACTATTAGTGTCCCTACCCTTGATGGACAAGCAAAGCCTGTCCCCTGCAGTGATGTCATCAAGCCTGGCTCAGTGAGAAGACTAATAGGAGAGGGGCTTCCCCGGGCTAAGAACTCAGCCCAGCGTGGTGACCTATTGGTCGAGTTCCAGGTGGTGTTTCCTGAGCGTATCCCGCCATCCAGCAAAGAGATCATCAAACATAGCCTTGGACAATGTTAA
- the zgc:122979 gene encoding dnaJ homolog subfamily B member 5 isoform X1 — MVLIWTQFGVKHKNVKCKVRVIHGEESWTSEEVHEDPEVPSPPPSPVCLDHYAVLGVSSDSNEEEIRRAYKRLALRYHPDKNSDADAEEKFKQIAQAYEVLTDPEKRSLYDQQGLSKGPMSSAKADPTPSGPKTDAHAWRIFFNFEFDSDEDLFNPFLRNPQPHLGRHHSNKTGSHPGGVAEVHELHVSLEDILTGVTKRVKVTRLRPTDKNVLQPEERVIDVEVKKGWKEGTKITFPGEGHGASGHGPNDLTFVVKEKKHAHFRREGSNIIYTATIMLREALCGCTISVPTLDGQAKPVPCSDVIKPGSVRRLIGEGLPRAKNSAQRGDLLVEFQVVFPERIPPSSKEIIKHSLGQC, encoded by the exons GGACCTCAGAG GAGGTGCACGAGGACCCTGAGGTACCAAGTCCTCCTCCTTCACCAGTGTGTCTGGACCACTATGCTGTGTTAGGCGTGTCGAGCGACTCAAACGAGGAGGAGATCAGACGTGCATACAAGCGCCTGGCACTGCGCTACCATCCGGACAAAAACTCAGATGCAGATGCAGAAGAGAAATTCAAACAGATTGCACAAGCCTATGAGGTTCTCACAGACCCCGAGAAGCGCAGCCTCTATGACCAGCAAG GTTTGTCTAAGGGACCGATGTCTTCTGCTAAAGCAGACCCCACCCCTAGTGGCCCCAAGACTGACGCCCACGCCTGGCGCATCTTCTTCAACTTTGAGTTTGACTCAGATGAGGACCTCTTCAATCCATTTCTGAGGAACCCTCAACCCCACCTAGGCCGTCACCATAGCAACAAGACAGGGTCCCACCCTGGGGGTGTAGCCGAAGTGCATGAACTCCACGTGTCCCTGGAAGACATTCTGACAGGTGTTACCAAGCGAGTGAAAGTCACTCGGCTCCGGCCCACAGACAAGAACGTGCTTCAGCCAGAGGAACGAGTGATCGATGTAGAGGTGAAGaaaggatggaaggaaggaacaaAGATCACCTTTCCAGGGGAGGGACATGGGGCATCTGGCCATGGCCCAAATGACCTCACGTTTGTGGTCAAAGAGAAGAAGCATGCTCATTTCAGACGGGAAGGGTCCAACATCATCTACACAGCCACCATAATGCTCAGAGAG GCATTATGTGGATGCACTATTAGTGTCCCTACCCTTGATGGACAAGCAAAGCCTGTCCCCTGCAGTGATGTCATCAAGCCTGGCTCAGTGAGAAGACTAATAGGAGAGGGGCTTCCCCGGGCTAAGAACTCAGCCCAGCGTGGTGACCTATTGGTCGAGTTCCAGGTGGTGTTTCCTGAGCGTATCCCGCCATCCAGCAAAGAGATCATCAAACATAGCCTTGGACAATGTTAA